In Zingiber officinale cultivar Zhangliang chromosome 11B, Zo_v1.1, whole genome shotgun sequence, a single window of DNA contains:
- the LOC122033792 gene encoding zinc finger MYM-type protein 1-like produces the protein MNCEALMNQDDHIQSILHKQSKQMRNDYRIRLNASIDCIRVLLEQGNSFRGHDETEGSLNPGNFLIQLKFLGAYNKEINDVILKNAPKNYKLTSPDIQKDIVRACATKTINVIIKDIGNSLFSILVDESRDVSMKEQMSVVLLYVDNSGHVNERFVGIEHVTSTTALSLKAVIDKMLSKYNLSISNVRGQGFDGASNMQGDVINVVGSSCKHFDLLKEKHSDFIVEALEKDFNLDDVALMFENYEELLSASHNQESF, from the exons atgaattgtgaagctttgatGAATCAAGATGACCACATTCAATCAATTTTGCACAAACAGTCAAAGCAAATGCGAAATGATTATCGTATCCGTCTCAATGCTTCTATTGATTGTATTAGAGTTTTGTTGGAACAAGGGAATTCATTTCGGGGTCATGATGAGACTGAAGGTTCTCTTAATCCAGGTAACTTTCTTATTCAACTGAAGTTTTTAGGTGCTTATAATAAAGAGATTAATGATGTGATATTGAAAAATGCTCCTAAAAATTACAAGTTAACATCACCGGATATTCAGAAGGATATAGTAAGGGCTTGTGCAACTAAAACAATTAATGTTATTATCAAAGATATTGGTAATTCATTATTCTCTATTTTAGTTGATGAATCTCGTGATGTGTCAATGAAAGAGCAAATGTCAGTTGTTTTGCTCTATGTGGATAATAGTGGGCATGTAAATGAGCGTTTTGTTGGAATTGAACATGTTACTAGTACTACAGCACTCTCACTTAAAGCTGTTATTGATAAGAtgctttcaaaatataatttgagcATATCTAATGTGAGAGGACAAGGTTTTGATGGAGCAAGTAATATGCAAG GTGATGTGATAAATGTTGTTGGATCATCCTGCAAACATTTTGATCTTCTTAAGGAGAAACATTCAGATTTTATTGTTGAGGCACTAGAGAAGG ATTTCAATTTGGATGATGTTGCCTTGATGTTTGAAAATTATGAAGAACTTTTGAGTGCATCTCATAACCAAGAATCTTTTTGA